In a single window of the Amycolatopsis sp. cg5 genome:
- a CDS encoding AAA family ATPase: MVWMASQRPTSVSVRTRSPKLVGREKELGTIVEVVAERPAVVLIEGEAGMGKSRLMTELAGRPELRGVRVLTGTCQPLRDPFPYGPILEALRSLSEPLGPLSPVAGVLRPLLPELAEILPPQPEPLTDPAAERHLRFRAIRELLGACGPTLLVLDDLHWADEDSRDLLRFIVSMMPPDLAVVAAYRGSLGSSFRSAEHARVTLGPLDVSAVRRLATGILDLPRVSDEFAAKLHESTAGIPFVAEETLRALKESAGAQPLGETLTDRLLESLEVPILLREAMTERLETLPEPAVRLARAAAVLGVPIEAQVIGRLAGLSGDGLRSALLTAMDGGVLGEVDEDRYGFRHPLARKAVYDTISGPERTMLHAEALSALAGSPLPPMLQLARHARSAGRLDQWQHYAEAAADQATARGDTSLAIDVLQSLLSAGKLAEADVARLATKLSQIALRGFRRDVIATLEHVLEDPPHDPATRGTIRLSLGSLLVRTVGQLGRGRVEVEKAITELVDRPELAARGINLLAQPIDGLTSLAWHQRWMRRVEDVFDQLTDPELRLALTVDRIASRAHTGDGDAWAEFEALPEETSSVAERVQLARLWCNLADGQSWLGHLGRADRLVTEGTRRAIDAGALYAAGLVQGTRIRLDWVTGRWDGLAERAEALRDKYSDLGPIVQETSLVLGALAAVRGEFAAAHRHLAETGVPAPEHGAIPVVLSAAGALVRVKLATGDLAGAVAAADEGMNVARRKGVWVWAADLVPAAAEAYAQDGRWDEADGVVEEFARGIEGRDAPAAEAALLAGRGALLAARGKHQAATTVFEQAKERYAELPMPYPATGAQERAALARLAAGDRSAIEELACAAESYERLGATRDAGRCRHQLRENGAWAPSQRGRRGYGRELSPREREVARMLADGRTNREIADGLFLSPRTVEQHVAKVLRKLGARSRADVARHLSTYALP, from the coding sequence ATGGTGTGGATGGCCAGCCAGCGCCCGACCTCGGTGTCGGTGCGAACCCGCTCGCCGAAGCTCGTCGGGAGAGAGAAAGAACTCGGCACCATCGTCGAGGTGGTCGCCGAGCGTCCCGCCGTCGTGCTCATCGAGGGCGAAGCGGGCATGGGCAAGTCCCGGCTGATGACGGAACTGGCCGGTCGCCCCGAACTGCGCGGCGTCCGCGTGCTCACCGGCACCTGCCAGCCGCTGCGCGACCCGTTCCCCTACGGCCCGATCCTCGAAGCGCTGCGCTCGTTGTCTGAACCACTCGGCCCGCTGAGCCCGGTCGCGGGAGTACTGCGGCCGTTGCTGCCCGAGCTCGCGGAAATCCTTCCACCGCAACCGGAACCGCTGACCGACCCGGCCGCCGAGCGGCACCTGCGGTTTCGCGCGATACGAGAACTGCTCGGCGCCTGCGGCCCCACCCTGCTGGTGCTCGACGATCTGCACTGGGCCGACGAGGATTCGCGTGACCTGCTGCGCTTCATCGTCTCGATGATGCCGCCGGACCTGGCCGTCGTCGCCGCCTATCGCGGCTCGCTCGGTTCCTCGTTCCGCTCGGCCGAACACGCCCGCGTCACGCTCGGCCCGCTCGACGTGTCGGCCGTCCGGCGGCTCGCCACCGGGATACTCGACCTGCCAAGGGTTTCCGACGAGTTCGCGGCGAAGCTGCACGAGAGCACCGCCGGGATCCCTTTCGTGGCAGAGGAAACCCTGCGCGCGCTCAAGGAGTCGGCCGGTGCGCAGCCGCTCGGCGAGACGCTGACCGACCGGCTGCTGGAGAGCCTCGAAGTCCCGATACTGCTGCGCGAAGCCATGACCGAACGCCTGGAGACGCTGCCCGAGCCCGCGGTCAGGCTGGCCAGAGCCGCGGCCGTGCTGGGTGTGCCGATCGAGGCGCAGGTGATCGGCAGGCTCGCCGGACTGAGCGGGGACGGCCTGCGCTCCGCGCTGCTGACCGCGATGGACGGCGGCGTGCTCGGCGAAGTCGACGAGGACCGGTACGGCTTCCGGCATCCGCTCGCGCGCAAAGCCGTCTACGACACCATCAGCGGACCCGAGCGCACGATGCTGCACGCCGAGGCACTGTCCGCGCTGGCCGGTTCGCCGCTGCCACCGATGTTGCAGCTGGCCAGACACGCGAGATCCGCGGGGCGGCTCGACCAATGGCAGCACTACGCCGAGGCCGCCGCCGACCAGGCGACCGCGCGCGGCGACACCTCGCTGGCCATCGACGTGCTGCAATCACTGCTCTCGGCCGGGAAACTCGCAGAGGCCGACGTCGCGCGGCTCGCCACGAAACTCAGCCAGATCGCGCTGCGCGGATTCCGGCGCGACGTCATCGCCACGCTCGAGCACGTGCTGGAGGACCCGCCGCACGATCCGGCCACCCGCGGCACGATCCGGCTCAGCCTCGGCAGCCTGCTGGTCCGCACGGTCGGGCAGCTCGGCCGCGGCCGGGTGGAGGTCGAGAAGGCCATCACCGAGCTGGTCGACCGGCCCGAACTCGCCGCGCGCGGCATCAACCTGCTGGCCCAGCCCATCGACGGGCTCACCTCGCTGGCTTGGCATCAACGCTGGATGCGCCGGGTCGAGGACGTCTTCGACCAGCTCACCGACCCCGAACTCCGGCTCGCGCTGACCGTCGACCGCATCGCCAGCCGCGCGCACACCGGCGACGGCGACGCCTGGGCGGAATTCGAGGCGCTGCCGGAGGAAACGAGCAGCGTCGCCGAACGCGTCCAGCTCGCGAGGCTGTGGTGCAACCTCGCCGACGGCCAATCCTGGCTCGGTCATCTCGGCCGCGCCGATCGCCTGGTCACCGAGGGCACGCGGCGCGCCATCGACGCGGGCGCGCTGTACGCGGCCGGGCTGGTGCAGGGCACCAGGATCAGGCTCGACTGGGTCACCGGGCGCTGGGACGGGCTCGCCGAGCGCGCGGAAGCGTTGCGGGACAAGTACTCCGACCTCGGCCCGATCGTGCAGGAGACCTCGCTCGTGCTCGGCGCGCTGGCCGCGGTGCGCGGTGAGTTCGCGGCCGCGCACCGGCACCTGGCCGAAACCGGCGTGCCCGCGCCGGAGCACGGCGCGATCCCGGTCGTGCTGTCGGCCGCCGGCGCGCTCGTGCGCGTCAAACTGGCCACCGGTGATCTGGCGGGCGCCGTCGCCGCGGCCGACGAGGGCATGAACGTCGCGCGGCGCAAGGGCGTCTGGGTGTGGGCAGCCGACCTGGTGCCGGCGGCCGCCGAGGCCTACGCGCAGGACGGCCGGTGGGACGAGGCGGACGGCGTCGTCGAAGAGTTCGCGCGCGGCATCGAAGGCCGTGACGCGCCTGCCGCCGAAGCCGCTTTGCTGGCCGGACGTGGGGCTTTGCTCGCCGCACGCGGCAAGCATCAGGCGGCGACCACCGTCTTCGAGCAGGCCAAGGAGCGCTACGCGGAGTTGCCGATGCCGTACCCGGCGACGGGCGCGCAGGAACGCGCGGCGCTGGCCAGGCTCGCGGCGGGCGACCGGTCCGCGATCGAGGAGCTCGCCTGCGCGGCGGAGTCGTACGAGCGCCTCGGCGCGACCCGCGATGCCGGGCGCTGCCGTCACCAGCTCAGGGAGAACGGGGCTTGGGCGCCGTCGCAACGCGGCCGCCGCGGCTACGGCCGCGAGCTGTCCCCGCGCGAACGCGAGGTCGCGCGGATGCTGGCCGACGGGCGGACCAACCGCGAGATCGCGGACGGGCTGTTCCTGTCACCACGCACGGTCGAGCAACACGTCGCCAAGGTACTGCGGAAACTCGGGGCGCGGTCACGCGCTGACGTCGCCCGTCATCTGTCGACCTACGCGCTCCCGTAA
- a CDS encoding S1 family peptidase, whose translation MKKVLGAAAAAALAVSAIAASPAAAFTPLNPDMMPAMQQDLGLTYDQAVAALATENAASTLSESLTAALGDTFAGSYYDATTKRLHVDVTDAAKLAQVKAAGADAGVARFSATQLNSTVDKLNSAERTAPKSVTTWGVDSKTNRVTVTVEPGKTGDVDSYLAKTGVDKGAVTVVESADRPSLQYDVRGGDAYYIANQARCSIGFSVNGGFVSAGHCAAIGSSLTGYNQVAMGSFSRYSFPTNDYSLARTNSNWTPRGVINNGTRVTGKTEAATGASACKSGSTTGWTCGTIGAKNQTVRYAEGTVYGMTATNIRSAGGDSGGSIIAGNQGQGLLSGGNSTTMYFFPLNKALSALGATLVLG comes from the coding sequence ATGAAGAAGGTGCTCGGAGCAGCAGCGGCCGCCGCACTGGCGGTCAGCGCGATCGCCGCGTCGCCCGCCGCCGCGTTCACCCCGTTGAACCCGGACATGATGCCCGCGATGCAGCAGGACCTCGGACTCACCTACGACCAGGCGGTCGCCGCGCTGGCGACGGAGAACGCCGCGTCCACGCTCTCGGAGTCACTCACGGCCGCGCTCGGCGACACCTTCGCCGGCTCGTACTACGACGCCACCACCAAGCGGCTGCACGTCGACGTCACCGACGCGGCGAAGCTGGCTCAGGTCAAGGCCGCGGGCGCGGACGCCGGGGTGGCCCGGTTCAGCGCCACCCAGCTCAACTCGACGGTCGACAAGCTGAACTCGGCCGAGCGCACCGCGCCGAAGTCGGTCACCACCTGGGGCGTCGACTCGAAGACGAACCGGGTCACGGTGACCGTCGAGCCCGGCAAGACCGGTGACGTGGACTCCTACCTGGCCAAGACCGGCGTCGACAAGGGCGCGGTGACCGTGGTCGAGTCGGCCGACCGGCCCTCGCTGCAGTACGACGTCCGCGGCGGCGACGCCTACTACATCGCCAACCAGGCCCGCTGCTCGATCGGCTTCTCGGTGAACGGTGGCTTCGTCTCCGCCGGGCACTGCGCGGCCATCGGCAGCTCGCTGACCGGCTACAACCAGGTCGCGATGGGCTCGTTCAGCCGGTACAGCTTCCCGACGAACGACTACTCGCTGGCCCGCACGAACTCGAACTGGACCCCGCGCGGCGTGATCAACAACGGCACCCGGGTGACCGGGAAGACCGAGGCCGCCACCGGCGCGTCGGCCTGCAAGAGCGGTTCGACCACCGGCTGGACCTGCGGCACGATCGGCGCGAAGAACCAGACGGTCCGCTACGCCGAGGGCACCGTCTACGGCATGACCGCGACCAACATCCGCTCGGCGGGCGGTGACTCCGGCGGCTCGATCATCGCGGGCAACCAGGGCCAGGGCCTGCTCTCGGGTGGCAACTCGACCACCATGTACTTCTTCCCGCTGAACAAGGCGCTCTCCGCGCTGGGCGCCACGCTGGTGCTCGGCTGA
- a CDS encoding SsgA family sporulation/cell division regulator: protein MQTDAVHQSQFVLLNDSTTPVLSRLSYHADEPFAVTVAFRTERGRWVEWTFARDLLVDGLVEQAGLGDVRIRPDLVEDEALVILEIESPDGYASFELERADIERFLAASYELVPLGAEVDYFDVDTLIDEITNV, encoded by the coding sequence GTGCAGACCGACGCAGTTCACCAGAGCCAGTTCGTGTTGCTGAACGACAGCACCACGCCGGTCCTTTCGCGCTTGTCCTACCACGCCGACGAGCCGTTCGCGGTCACCGTCGCCTTCCGCACCGAGCGCGGCCGCTGGGTCGAGTGGACCTTCGCCCGTGACCTCCTGGTCGACGGCCTGGTCGAGCAGGCCGGGCTGGGCGACGTCCGCATCCGCCCCGACCTGGTCGAGGACGAGGCGCTCGTCATCCTGGAAATCGAGTCGCCGGACGGCTACGCGTCGTTCGAACTCGAGCGCGCCGACATCGAGCGCTTCCTCGCCGCTTCCTACGAACTGGTGCCGCTCGGCGCCGAAGTCGACTACTTCGACGTCGACACCCTGATCGATGAGATCACCAATGTCTAA
- a CDS encoding Lrp/AsnC family transcriptional regulator, with protein sequence MHPDLDRLDRAILSLLQTDARIIAETIGAKVGLSAAAVQRRIKRLRESGVIEREVAVLDPAALGMPMTFIVTVEMERERLEVLDAFRKQVQAEEHVQQCYYVTGSADFVLVVTCRDMSEFEAFTHRMFFNNGEVRHFTTSVAMERVKVGLTLPLDQQR encoded by the coding sequence GTGCACCCCGATCTCGACCGCCTCGACCGCGCCATCCTGAGCCTGCTGCAGACCGACGCCCGGATCATCGCCGAGACGATCGGCGCGAAGGTCGGGCTCTCCGCGGCGGCCGTGCAGCGCCGGATCAAGCGGCTGCGGGAGTCGGGCGTCATCGAGCGGGAGGTCGCCGTGCTCGACCCGGCCGCGCTCGGCATGCCGATGACGTTCATCGTCACCGTCGAAATGGAACGCGAGCGGCTCGAGGTGCTCGACGCGTTCCGCAAACAGGTGCAGGCCGAAGAACACGTCCAGCAGTGTTATTACGTCACCGGCTCCGCCGATTTCGTGCTCGTCGTCACTTGCCGGGACATGTCGGAGTTCGAAGCATTCACGCACCGTATGTTCTTCAACAACGGAGAGGTACGGCACTTCACCACGAGCGTTGCCATGGAACGAGTCAAAGTGGGCCTCACGCTGCCGCTTGATCAACAACGCTGA
- a CDS encoding glycoside hydrolase family 3 C-terminal domain-containing protein produces the protein MRIRRPFVTMAVLGLTAAGLPPLAEAADPVCPWVGSATPIPDRVAQVLGEMTPAEKLSMVHGSAGPFDLAGPVYAGLVQPIPRLCVPSLGLSDGSAGIGNSQTGVTQLPSPTALAAGWDPSLAAAYGDVLGAEIRGKGANVALAPAIDIARDPRAGRSYETLGEDPALTGELAVAEIRAIQRHGVLAQAKHLAAYSQETLRNTALGNVTVDERTLQEIYLPAVERAVRDGGVASVMCGYNHLNGVHACNNTYLLSQVLKGQFGFDGFVTSDWYGMTASVAAANAGLDMQMPDGCYFGKRLGQGARLDDMVRRVLGQMFRFGLFDRPASGSPSAVVTSPRHAAIARDVAEQGTVLLKNADSILPLRRSDSVAVIGSAAGADVLGSGGGSAHVIAQAVKTPYDAISGYGNASFDDGSDPARAARVAAASDVAVVFAAKWSTESKDAPDITLPDNALIDRVAAANPNTIVVLNTGGPVAMPWLARVKGVLAAWYPGQEYGAALAALLYGDVNPSGKLPITFPASLDQVPARAFPDGRFTERLAVGYRWYDQQGLNPLFPFGFGLSYTRFELSDLNVSGDVVEASVTNTGSRPGAEVVQLYVTHPAADGEPPRLLKGFEKVSLAPGATQRVRFSLTPRDLSHWDSTAHQWIRTVGDYGISVGTSSRDLPLTGVVSVPRAVTSAPTPPPPPGAPSGGDTAGDALANILTCPNATAFSTLLGAVSLVGLPKAPQAVVPPANPS, from the coding sequence ATGCGCATTCGGCGACCCTTCGTGACCATGGCCGTGCTCGGGCTGACCGCCGCAGGCCTGCCGCCGCTCGCCGAAGCCGCCGATCCGGTATGCCCCTGGGTCGGTTCGGCCACCCCGATCCCGGACCGCGTCGCCCAAGTGCTCGGCGAGATGACCCCCGCGGAGAAGCTGTCCATGGTGCACGGTTCGGCCGGGCCGTTCGATCTGGCGGGGCCTGTCTACGCGGGACTCGTGCAGCCGATCCCGCGCCTGTGCGTGCCGTCACTCGGGCTTTCCGATGGCTCGGCCGGGATCGGCAACAGCCAGACCGGCGTCACGCAGCTGCCGTCGCCGACCGCGCTGGCGGCGGGCTGGGACCCGTCGCTCGCGGCCGCGTACGGCGATGTGCTCGGTGCCGAGATACGAGGCAAAGGCGCCAACGTCGCGCTGGCGCCCGCGATCGACATCGCGCGCGACCCGCGTGCCGGCCGGTCGTACGAAACCCTCGGCGAGGATCCGGCGCTGACCGGCGAGCTGGCCGTCGCCGAGATCCGGGCCATCCAGCGGCACGGCGTGCTCGCGCAGGCCAAGCATCTCGCGGCGTACAGCCAGGAAACACTGCGGAACACGGCGCTGGGCAACGTGACCGTCGACGAACGGACGTTGCAGGAGATCTACCTGCCCGCGGTCGAGCGCGCCGTGCGCGACGGCGGCGTCGCGTCGGTGATGTGCGGGTACAACCACCTCAACGGTGTGCACGCCTGCAACAACACGTATCTGCTCTCTCAAGTCCTCAAAGGACAGTTCGGCTTCGACGGCTTCGTGACGTCGGACTGGTACGGCATGACCGCGAGCGTCGCCGCCGCCAACGCGGGCCTGGACATGCAGATGCCGGACGGCTGCTACTTCGGCAAGCGGCTGGGCCAGGGCGCCCGTCTTGACGACATGGTCCGTCGCGTCCTCGGCCAGATGTTCCGCTTCGGCCTCTTCGACCGCCCGGCTTCGGGTTCCCCTTCCGCGGTGGTGACTTCTCCGCGCCACGCCGCCATCGCCCGCGATGTCGCGGAACAGGGGACCGTGCTGCTGAAGAACGCCGACTCCATTTTGCCGCTGCGCCGTTCGGATTCGGTCGCGGTGATCGGCTCAGCCGCAGGCGCGGACGTGCTCGGCTCGGGCGGCGGCAGCGCCCACGTCATCGCCCAAGCCGTCAAAACCCCGTACGACGCCATTTCCGGCTACGGCAACGCTTCCTTCGACGACGGCTCGGACCCCGCCCGAGCCGCCCGCGTCGCCGCCGCCTCGGACGTCGCCGTCGTCTTCGCCGCCAAGTGGTCGACGGAGTCCAAGGACGCGCCGGACATCACGTTGCCGGACAACGCGTTGATCGACCGCGTCGCCGCCGCCAACCCGAACACCATCGTGGTCTTGAACACCGGCGGCCCGGTCGCCATGCCCTGGCTCGCTCGTGTCAAAGGCGTGCTCGCCGCCTGGTATCCCGGCCAGGAGTACGGCGCCGCACTGGCCGCGCTGCTCTACGGCGACGTGAACCCGTCCGGCAAACTCCCGATCACCTTCCCGGCGTCACTCGACCAGGTCCCCGCCCGTGCCTTCCCGGACGGCCGCTTCACCGAACGCCTCGCGGTCGGCTACCGCTGGTACGACCAGCAAGGCCTGAACCCGTTGTTCCCCTTCGGTTTCGGCCTCTCCTACACGCGTTTCGAGCTGTCGGACCTGAACGTCTCGGGCGACGTCGTCGAAGCCTCGGTCACGAACACGGGCTCTCGGCCGGGCGCCGAAGTCGTCCAGCTCTACGTGACCCATCCGGCGGCCGACGGCGAACCACCCCGCCTGCTGAAGGGTTTCGAGAAGGTCTCCCTGGCGCCCGGCGCGACGCAACGGGTCCGGTTTTCGCTGACCCCGCGCGATCTTTCGCACTGGGATTCGACCGCGCACCAATGGATCCGGACCGTGGGCGACTACGGAATCTCGGTCGGCACGTCCTCACGCGACCTGCCACTGACCGGCGTCGTCTCGGTACCCCGCGCCGTCACCAGCGCCCCGACGCCGCCTCCGCCGCCGGGCGCACCCTCGGGCGGTGACACCGCCGGCGACGCCTTGGCCAACATCCTGACCTGCC